In the Andrena cerasifolii isolate SP2316 chromosome 3, iyAndCera1_principal, whole genome shotgun sequence genome, CTGCAGTCGATGTTTAAAACATCTCTTCCATGTGTAAaacataaaaattctataatttttattttatttcactgaaGAATCTTTAAATGTATTAAGAAAATCTTCgtgataaaatttaatttaaacataTACTCAATTGAACGATTTTGAATGATTCATACGAAAACTGTGGCGGTAAAGTACTGTGCCcgaatggaaagaagtcggtcgagaaattCTAgggcagcgctgtccagcgtaggggcccctcacgcgcctgcttccccttcgaatctttctctcgcacagcgtgccttccgttgtcaaggggACCACGCGACACTaagaagggaacaccgcgaacccggactcaccgattggaacccaactttgtgggtttttagagtgactcaaaacaagaacaacggtgtgtttcatttgggccctgtcGTGCTTTAAGGTGGTGAAAACTaatctcaaagtcaaattggcgcttccactttttcgcgtataactctcaaagtacaacagacagaaaaaaatgttccaaacaaaagtttaatggtgcaataagcgctacaaacttccgttaaaaattttttgaaaagagttaaaaaaaaatataaaactgacgaaaaaaactcgtttctaaattttgttaacgcaagtttgtagcgtttattgcaccattaaacttttgtttgaaatatttttttcactctgttgtactttgagagttatacggaaaaagtggaagtgccaattcgactttgaggttagttttcacccctttaaaaggcgatagggcccaaatgaaacacaccgttgctcttgttttgagtcgctctaaaaacccacaaagttgcgttccaattgaTGAGTTCGGgtctcgcggtgttcccttgtaagaaggcTGCCATGATGGGCTAGCtcggctagcgtcttcgcggttagcgtcgcgcggtatccctgacaacgcggacgagagtgggagaaaccCAAGCTCCcccgggagcgaccttggacagcgctgctctagggcagtgatgccagaatcgtgggttttctcccacgggcgctacccccactctatgaccaagcgtacctccattctacgaccaagcgtaccccctcctagtgcctgtaccgcaccacacaagcatacacGTCCCTCTATCCGCGTgtcgtacgcgctgcctggtcggccctctccggcgagaattcgttttacccacatcgaagcgcttgggtcacaagcaaaaagtcccgagttcaaatcccggtgcggatattctactttttttctttaattattctctaatttatctTTAAAAGTAAGGGTATGTTTGTAGTGGTGCGGTACAAGCCAAAAGAGAATCGCATCTTCaacagcaaatcaagcttcgaaaatgctttgtaaattaacagttttcaagtctttattctcctgagaatatagaaagataaattagagaataattaaagaaaataagtagaatatccgcaccgggatttgaactctggactttttgcttgtgacccaagcgcttcgatgtcggtaaaGCGAATTCttggcggagagcgccggccaggcagcgcgtacggcacacggatagaaGGACGGGTATGTTTGAGTGGTgtggtacaggcgctaggagggggtacgcttggtcgtagaatgggggtagcgcccgtgggcaaaaacccacggttctggcatcactgctctagggtccgaatatcaagtccgaatagtatatccctaatGGCCGAcgcgaatacaaagtaagcaaacgggacacgggcggcggcagccaatgcgaacgaagaacccctcttgcccctgtgacatttcaaccgacttctttccatccgggcacagtatgtactattgcgagatgagaagaagcaagactaccaccaagctgaaatgtcacaggggcaaggggaatcgcccgctcgtgTCAACatatcccctccaacacagttcgtccccTGACGAAGAACacgaacgaaaccaatcgcaacaatccgcggatatggacagccgctaagaaccgaaaagtaggacttcttggaggagataaggtggagcgagcgggcgattccccttgcccctgtgacatttcagcttgtgggtagtcttgcttcttctcatctcgcaatagtatatTGCTATGTAACTCGAACTGCTTTCGATTAACGTTGTGTTTGAATTTATATTTATCAGAAAACCTTACAAAATTAGAccttaaaaatgatagaaatatcatTTTTCTCTTGAGCAGGCAGCCGAAAGATGTACAGTTTCCCTCGTTCACACCCTCTGCTTCTCCTGTCCGTGCGTTGAGCTCGAGTAGTTTTTAGAAGAGAAACACGCCACGGAATCGTTAACTGCATGTCGCCAAATCCGAGTCGCGTGCAGTTAACGATTTCGCACTTGATAAGCGGTACTATTTAAAAACTAATACTGTTGCATTTCATAGAGGCATATAAGCATCTTTTGAAGAAATATTGTTGTGGGCAGATAGAACTAAATGAATAACACAATACTTAGGGAAATATTAAGTTTATCAGTTTTTATATCTTCACATAGAAAAAATCTATAGTCTGATCCTATTTCTAGAATCACCCTCATACATTTTCATAGGTCTGATTATAAAATAAccattctatatttatttaggcAACTATTCCGGGTATTTTATGTGGTCCATTGACGGCCGAATTGGTGACTGCGTCGCATGGTCGTTGGATGCCAGTTTTTGTTTTGGCTGCAGCAATCAATTTTACAGGGGCCATCATATACCAAAGTCACAGTTCTGCACTTCCAGTGTTGTGATGCGTTCCGTTGGAAAGCAAGTTCGCAAACCTTTATCATCGAAGTCAAATTACACGATCTATAGAAACTTGCTCTGGACATGTACCGGTAATCGTGTTTATCGcgcactattttttttatatacatatatatgaatAAAATCTGAATCATTTATAAGATATAAGTATGGCATATTTACATACATCACGCAgttgttaattgaaaaaaacatATCAAAGTCTTAAACATACGAGGTGAGTCAATAAGAGCTGCcgcctgaaataattttttattaattgattttagtaaaaattgttttatgtaTATGAAATATATTGTATCTAGTGGGGCTCGTCGAACAGacagattttaaattttttatatcttataCTTTCTGCGATACTGAGACGACctcgagttttttaaatggtaCCACAGTTTTGTTAGTGCTGTGTTGCAGTCGATAAAAAGATAAATTCAGTGACTTATAACAAAGTGACCTTGAGCTGACCTTCAACTTCGAAACCAGATGGAACTTTATCAAGAGTAAATATCATTTATTTCTAATGTTTGTCTTCAAAGTTATCGCCGTTTGTATCTGGACATTTTTACAAGCGGTGACCAACGGTTGGGAGTGTACGAGGCGTAATTTCCCTATCAGctcttttaaggggtcattctggttagacggtttgaaaaaatcaattttttaacatttttcgaaagtacatgtcctcaagaatgtactgttaaattttcattgaaaaattccaattattctACCTTCTACATAGGctttttgtagggagcgcagaggctgggcctgtatagatgaaaactttgaacgcgtttttctcgaaacgtcattttttcgcatggtgcaggtaaaatctaaaaatctatcgaaccgattgctttataaattgaactgcttattctgcacacctatgcctctggccggtactacaaccaagtatttctgttgagtctaacctacttttaaaatcaaaaatagcacagaaaacagccaaaatacattgattcttgaattttgcccgccattttgttaattttaaggataaatcatttattttagtacgggccatagcgacagtcatagtgatcaagaatctgtttgtatttttggcttcggataagtccaactgctgaaatcacctgcacgagcgaggcatgaatttttaaacatgtcatcaaaatcgccttcgaaACCATTTTaagagcaataattttattacttttatattttttatttattgtaggaatgtagtttaatcaatagattaaagttttattccattactatgtcttcgcaataaattcctgaaaatcacggaatttatcggcgcgctaaccagagTGGACCCCTTAATACGCTTTCGTATGCCTTGTGGAGGTTGAAGGCAGCTCAAGGTCACTTTGTTATAGGTCACTGAATTCATCTACTTATCGACTACTACAAAGGTACTAAAAACATATGCGGTGCCATTTGAAAACCTCGCAATGACCTTGCATATAAAACAGTTTTTGCTAAAATCAATAAATGTAACGAGTCATTTTAGATGCTAGTTTTTGTTGACTCACCctgaataatataaaatttcatattGTTGAGTTTCCCACTTGTTAATGTAACGTTAGAGCAGATTGCACATCATACAGAGAGTGCCATAGCTTCATTCGCACCATATAATTGGTTGAATCAACTTAATTATCGAATATAAAATATAGCCTAACTGATTACCAGTTGTTCAATTTCTATATCTTTTCATGATATTGACctgaaaagagttttgtgataCGTTCtgaaatataatagagaaagaaATTCTCCTTTTTCACATAGAGAATGAATGTATATTCTGTATAATGTAAGactgtacatatatacatataaaaaaatttaattttcacgtAATAATACATTAAATCTCTTCAAAGCACCCTTGACATAGAGAGATACTATTAATGATTAAGCAAACAATGTAttagaataaatgaaaaaagtatgttttttatataatcatattaactattgtattatattattaattatctCTGATATATCATCCTCAtcccaaatgtgtcaaattttcaTTGTGTGCGTACTGTGTATACATTTTGAAAtctatattgaaaatttataatttatcatCTTGTTACTTTTAAGGATGTTCCAGGGCTACATAGGTTTCAATGATTTATCTTTCTTTAGATATTCTGATTGAAGTACACGCGATAATGAATTTTGAGGGATATTGGTATTCAATGCACGTAATCCCATTTCCATAAAAGTGGTATCTTTGAAAGAAGATTTGGTGTTGGTTTGAATCGAAGTACTGGAGCATAATGCATTATTTTTTTGCATCAACAGGTTATCTCTAATTGGAGATAAAGTTTGCGTAGTCAGATCCTTAGCCACTTCTGTACTTTCAGTTTTGTCATTTACTTTTGCTCGCACAGAATTTTCTAAGCTTGTGTTTCCaacattttttgcattctgtaACGGACAATCCTTCTTGCCATCATCATGGTACTCTGCAATGTCGTACATGTCGAAAGAAtgcaaatcaaatttttttaacacgtCTACTACATCATCGGAGGATGAGTATAAATCTGTTGTGTTCGATGCCTCATTGTTGGTAAACTTCTCATCCGCGTCGCTGATATACCTGTTCAAATACTTTTCGATATCGGAACTCATCTCTTTCGAAGCTCTTCGACTGTTTACGAAACCTGATTTTAAATGAATCGTATTCCGcttattaaaatttgaagatAAAGTGTTGCCAGGTTTAATGGCAGTCTTCATGTTTCGAGCTCGTGTATTGCATACTAAAGATCTTAGTTCCAATTGGCTATTTGTATTCGTGTCTTTTGTCGACATTTCACATGGCGAAGTGGCTCTCAAAGTATCGTTTGGACCTCTATTCGAAATTTCAACCATTTTCTTGGTACCAAATTTTCCACGGAAATTTCCTTTAGGGAAAAGTACATCTTTTATTCTATCAGCTTTTTCCTCGAACGATGACTGAGGAACATCCAACGCTTTTCTCGCGCCCCGTTGCAAATACTGATTTGATTTCGGATCCAAATATGACTTTTGAATCCTGTCTATTTCCAGCGTCATCTTCTCCAATGTGTCGTACAACTGTTTCGTTCGAATGTTCGTAACAAAATTTTTGCCTCGCGTCCATCCTCCGTCTGTCCTTAGTGTTCGCCAATCCGACTTCACTTTTTCTACTTCGCGGTCGATTTCACTGATGGGATTCCGTTTTCcttgaaaaacaaaattttggtgCGATTACATGATCGAAACTACCATTCACGTCAAATATATGAAAGTATTGATGAAAATCACGAATAATATTCTGGGAACATCTTATCCACgacgaaatattttaatttaggaATGGGTATACTATTATACCCATTCCTAAATTAACTCTATAGTGGTCCTTATTTCTCGACCTCCGAATCTTTTTGGCCGCAACCTCTAGAATGGTCCCaaaccataaaaaaataatatgtatgacAGA is a window encoding:
- the LOC143367221 gene encoding uncharacterized protein LOC143367221 — encoded protein: MRQTFFLWNASRELSAECEPKKVKRTLRRIPATHNFVYDFNPFGNSVLDSNSAATTKGLHNFSTVGQGDFSLKPLSVKQNFCNAQVHSSAALPKLRTGCDSTLDNLEKLGDTTKISKDMNLPNIKKQDVETGQVLARDRTERRKRNPISEIDREVEKVKSDWRTLRTDGGWTRGKNFVTNIRTKQLYDTLEKMTLEIDRIQKSYLDPKSNQYLQRGARKALDVPQSSFEEKADRIKDVLFPKGNFRGKFGTKKMVEISNRGPNDTLRATSPCEMSTKDTNTNSQLELRSLVCNTRARNMKTAIKPGNTLSSNFNKRNTIHLKSGFVNSRRASKEMSSDIEKYLNRYISDADEKFTNNEASNTTDLYSSSDDVVDVLKKFDLHSFDMYDIAEYHDDGKKDCPLQNAKNVGNTSLENSVRAKVNDKTESTEVAKDLTTQTLSPIRDNLLMQKNNALCSSTSIQTNTKSSFKDTTFMEMGLRALNTNIPQNSLSRVLQSEYLKKDKSLKPM